From a single Bradyrhizobium sediminis genomic region:
- the rsmD gene encoding 16S rRNA (guanine(966)-N(2))-methyltransferase RsmD — translation MRVVGGRLKGRNLASPASRDIRPTADRLRESLFNILIHAYDDPIADARVLDLFAGTGALGIEAISRGAKFALFVDNGAEARALLRNNVEALGLGGVTKVYRRDASNLGPAHPMEPFSLVFVDPPYRMKLAEKALASLRDGGWLTPGALLVVEEARDAAFAAPDGFEELERRAYDDTEFTFLRAQ, via the coding sequence ATGCGCGTCGTCGGTGGGCGATTGAAGGGCCGCAATCTCGCGTCGCCGGCCTCGCGCGACATCCGCCCCACGGCGGACCGCTTGCGCGAGTCGCTGTTCAACATCCTGATCCACGCCTATGACGACCCGATCGCGGACGCGCGCGTGCTCGACCTGTTCGCCGGCACCGGCGCGCTCGGCATCGAGGCGATCTCGCGCGGGGCGAAGTTCGCGCTGTTCGTCGACAACGGCGCCGAGGCGAGGGCGCTGCTGCGCAACAATGTCGAGGCGCTGGGCCTGGGCGGCGTCACCAAGGTCTACCGCCGCGACGCCAGCAATCTCGGCCCCGCGCATCCCATGGAACCGTTCTCGCTGGTATTCGTCGATCCGCCCTATCGCATGAAACTGGCCGAGAAGGCGCTGGCCTCACTGCGCGACGGCGGCTGGCTGACGCCGGGTGCGCTCCTGGTGGTGGAAGAGGCCAGGGATGCCGCGTTCGCAGCGCCGGATGGCTTCGAGGAGCTGGAGCGGCGGGCGTATGACGATACCGAGTTTACGTTTTTGCGGGCGCAGTGA
- a CDS encoding pseudouridine synthase: MPRDNDKNNDSRGRRDRPSGGKGRSGAARGPEKKFAKRGFAGKSEGERRPYAGKSDGEKSYGKKPYAGAGKPYAGKRDGDAPRRDYGDAPRPRGDRPFGDRPQRFNRDDRPRSDDRGGEKRPYTPRSERGDARPAGRFSDRKFGDKKPYTPREGGGEKRPYTPRGDRPQGDRPYSARPSRDGDRPRGDRPERKFGGDKKFSRGAPRDRHSGPGDRGPRKDFGDRPAHGESKPWQKRDASSPDHAGRNSRPPRDGARNFDRPKFDKPRYDKPREDRGGDERPRFSRPREDRPHGDRPQGDRPFRERPKFDRPREDRPKFDRPRRDREGGSSWQEHPRSETSGERPRRDNEDDSKVFAKRPAFGGRGAYRERKPEFEKRAARPPREKKSGERIAKVLSRAGLASRRDAEEWIVQGRVTVNGRIINSPALDVTANDVITVDGKPLPPRERTRLFLYHKPRGLMTTHADPEGRPTVFDHLPEGLPRLISIGRLDFNTEGLLLLTNDGGLARALELPDTGWLRRYRVRAHGEVTQAQLDELKKGVEVDGVKYGPIDATLERDQGANVWLVFAIREGKNREVRNVMAHLGLEVNRLIRVSYGPFQLGELEEGQVEEVKTRVLREQLGEKIAELAGADFNRPMPGEAIEDAGGDSAPRGKKPFKPAGKSALIADRKGRRVLVQRTGSEEARARNEEEASGYGPPRRPKRGYHGKRDIKPLDE; this comes from the coding sequence ATGCCCCGCGACAACGATAAAAACAACGATTCCCGCGGTCGGCGCGATCGTCCCTCCGGCGGCAAGGGCCGCTCCGGCGCCGCCCGGGGACCCGAGAAGAAGTTCGCCAAGCGCGGCTTTGCCGGCAAGAGCGAGGGCGAGCGGCGCCCCTATGCCGGCAAGTCCGACGGTGAGAAATCCTACGGCAAGAAGCCCTATGCGGGGGCCGGCAAACCCTACGCCGGCAAGCGCGACGGCGACGCTCCGCGCCGCGACTACGGTGACGCCCCGCGTCCCCGCGGCGACCGGCCGTTCGGCGATCGTCCGCAGCGTTTCAACCGGGATGACCGTCCCCGCAGCGACGACCGCGGTGGCGAGAAGCGTCCCTATACCCCCCGCAGCGAACGCGGCGATGCGCGTCCGGCTGGACGTTTTTCCGACCGCAAATTCGGCGACAAGAAGCCCTATACTCCGCGAGAGGGAGGCGGCGAGAAGCGACCCTACACGCCGCGTGGCGACAGACCGCAGGGCGATCGCCCCTACAGCGCGCGTCCGTCGCGCGATGGCGATCGTCCCCGCGGCGACCGGCCCGAGCGGAAATTCGGCGGCGACAAGAAATTCTCCCGCGGTGCGCCCCGGGACCGCCATAGCGGCCCTGGTGATCGCGGTCCGCGCAAGGATTTTGGCGACCGTCCGGCGCATGGCGAGTCCAAGCCCTGGCAGAAGCGCGACGCCAGTTCGCCCGACCATGCCGGCCGCAATTCCCGTCCGCCCCGCGATGGCGCGCGCAATTTCGATCGACCGAAATTCGACAAGCCCCGTTACGACAAGCCGCGCGAGGATCGTGGCGGCGATGAACGTCCGCGGTTTTCGCGTCCGCGCGAGGATCGCCCCCACGGGGATCGTCCCCAGGGCGATCGTCCGTTTCGCGAGCGTCCGAAATTCGACCGTCCCCGCGAGGACCGGCCGAAATTCGATCGGCCGCGTCGGGATCGCGAGGGCGGCAGTTCCTGGCAGGAGCATCCGCGCAGCGAGACCTCAGGCGAAAGGCCGCGCCGCGACAACGAGGACGACAGCAAGGTGTTTGCCAAGCGCCCGGCCTTCGGCGGCCGCGGCGCCTATCGTGAGCGCAAGCCCGAGTTCGAGAAACGCGCCGCCCGGCCGCCGCGCGAAAAGAAATCCGGCGAGCGCATCGCCAAGGTGTTGTCGCGCGCCGGCCTTGCCTCGCGCCGCGACGCCGAGGAGTGGATCGTGCAGGGCCGCGTCACCGTCAACGGCCGCATCATCAATTCGCCGGCGCTGGACGTCACCGCCAACGACGTCATCACCGTCGACGGCAAGCCATTGCCGCCGCGCGAGCGCACCCGGCTGTTCCTGTATCACAAGCCGCGCGGCTTGATGACCACCCATGCCGACCCCGAAGGACGGCCGACGGTGTTCGACCATCTGCCGGAAGGGCTGCCGCGGCTGATCTCGATCGGCCGGCTCGATTTCAACACCGAGGGCCTGTTGCTGCTGACCAATGACGGCGGGCTGGCGCGTGCGCTCGAACTGCCCGACACCGGCTGGCTGCGGCGCTATCGTGTCCGCGCCCATGGCGAAGTAACGCAGGCGCAGCTCGACGAACTGAAAAAGGGTGTCGAGGTCGACGGCGTCAAGTATGGCCCGATCGATGCGACGCTGGAGCGCGACCAGGGCGCCAATGTCTGGCTGGTGTTCGCGATCCGCGAAGGCAAGAACCGTGAAGTGCGCAACGTCATGGCGCATCTCGGGCTCGAGGTGAACCGGCTGATCCGGGTGTCCTACGGTCCGTTCCAGCTCGGCGAACTCGAGGAAGGCCAGGTCGAGGAGGTCAAGACCCGCGTGCTGCGCGAACAGCTCGGCGAAAAGATTGCCGAACTCGCAGGCGCGGATTTCAACCGGCCGATGCCGGGTGAAGCGATCGAAGATGCCGGCGGCGATAGCGCGCCGCGCGGCAAGAAGCCGTTCAAGCCGGCCGGCAAGAGCGCCCTGATCGCCGACCGCAAGGGCCGCCGCGTGCTGGTGCAGCGCACCGGCAGCGAGGAAGCCCGCGCCCGCAACGAGGAAGAAGCCAGCGGCTATGGTCCGCCGCGCCGTCCGAAGCGCGGCTATCACGGCAAGCGCGACATCAAGCCGCTGGACGAGTGA
- a CDS encoding nucleoside deaminase: MIRGMTAPSFMDLALKTAKNAGKAGEVPIGCVIVRGFEVIAAAGNRTLTDRDPTAHAEILALRQAAEAIGTERLVDCDLYVTLEPCTMCAAAISFARIRRLYYGAADPKGGAVDSGVRFFSSPTCHHVPQVYSAVGETEAAALLKEFFKVRR; this comes from the coding sequence ATGATACGAGGCATGACCGCCCCTTCTTTCATGGATTTGGCGCTTAAAACGGCCAAAAACGCCGGAAAAGCCGGCGAAGTCCCGATCGGATGCGTGATCGTGCGGGGTTTCGAGGTCATCGCCGCCGCCGGCAACCGCACCCTGACCGACCGCGATCCGACCGCGCATGCCGAAATACTGGCGCTCCGGCAAGCCGCCGAGGCGATCGGCACCGAGCGGCTGGTCGATTGCGACCTCTACGTCACGCTGGAGCCCTGCACGATGTGCGCGGCCGCGATCTCGTTTGCGCGGATCCGGCGGCTCTATTACGGCGCGGCCGATCCCAAGGGCGGCGCGGTCGACTCCGGCGTGCGGTTCTTCTCGTCTCCGACCTGTCATCATGTGCCGCAGGTTTATTCCGCCGTCGGCGAGACCGAAGCAGCGGCGTTGTTGAAGGAGTTCTTCAAGGTACGAAGGTGA
- a CDS encoding alpha/beta fold hydrolase has translation MPDLADLFPGYASEWINTSAGRIFARVGGKGPPLLLLHGFSETHVMWHRVAPQLADKFTLIIADLPGYGWSDMPESDKDHTPYTKRTMAQTMVEAMEQLGHVHFALAGHDRGGRVAYRLALDHPGRLSRLAVLDILPTFNYWERMNRLYALKIYHWTFLAQPFPLPETLIGGNPDFFLRQKMASQTKSKDLDAIDPRALQHYLAPFRDPSRVHAMCEDYRAGAYADFEIDKRDRDAGKKITIPMLALWGDAGVASAAATPLDTWRTWATDVSGAPVDSGHFLTEENPDATARALREFFLAGVG, from the coding sequence ATGCCCGATCTCGCCGATCTGTTTCCCGGCTATGCTTCCGAATGGATCAACACCAGCGCGGGCCGCATCTTTGCGCGCGTCGGCGGCAAGGGGCCGCCGCTGCTGTTGCTGCACGGCTTCTCCGAAACGCATGTGATGTGGCACCGCGTCGCGCCGCAGCTTGCGGACAAATTCACGCTGATCATCGCCGACCTGCCGGGCTATGGCTGGTCGGACATGCCCGAGAGCGACAAGGACCACACGCCCTACACCAAACGTACGATGGCGCAGACCATGGTCGAGGCGATGGAGCAGCTCGGCCATGTGCATTTTGCGCTGGCGGGGCATGATCGCGGCGGCCGCGTCGCCTATCGTCTCGCGCTCGATCATCCCGGCCGGCTGTCGCGGCTGGCGGTGCTCGATATCCTGCCGACCTTCAACTACTGGGAACGGATGAACCGGCTCTATGCGCTGAAGATCTATCACTGGACCTTCCTGGCGCAGCCGTTTCCGCTGCCGGAGACCTTGATCGGCGGCAATCCGGATTTCTTCCTCAGGCAGAAGATGGCGAGCCAGACCAAGTCGAAGGATCTCGACGCCATCGATCCGCGCGCGCTGCAGCACTATCTCGCGCCGTTCCGCGATCCCTCGCGCGTGCATGCGATGTGCGAGGATTACCGCGCCGGGGCCTATGCCGATTTCGAGATCGACAAGAGAGATCGCGACGCCGGCAAGAAGATTACCATCCCGATGCTGGCGCTGTGGGGCGATGCTGGCGTCGCCAGCGCGGCCGCGACGCCGCTCGACACCTGGAGGACCTGGGCGACCGATGTGTCGGGCGCGCCGGTCGACAGCGGGCATTTTTTGACGGAGGAGAATCCGGACGCGACGGCGAGGGCGCTGCGGGAGTTTTTTCTGGCGGGGGTAGGCTAG
- a CDS encoding acyl-CoA dehydrogenase family protein, producing MSIDFEIPAEAKAIREKVRKWVQDECIPAEKELDTKPLAEVLGPLRAKARAQGLWCPWVPKEYGGMGLGPLANALVQMELGESMLGALSMNTQGPDDASMMTILAHGTEYQKEKFLKPLLNGDKRICFSMTEKAAGADATGMQTTAVKDGNENYILNGEKWFSSSASVADMALVIARTDPNAPRHKQHSTFIVELPNPGYKIKRNVANMAIEGPHDDILHGGHSEIEIRDLKVPADNLLGGEGNGFNMGQHRLAYGRLRHGMHNVAKAQRALDMAAAHVTKRSTFGQLLADRQAVQFMLADCASELYIGRLMLLHIAYKAEKGLDIRQENSIAKIFHAHMVHKVIDTAIQLHGALGFSQDTPLAKWYTQVRSQRLVDGPDEVHKWKIGKNVIKAFREHGTTASAAGGDLL from the coding sequence ATGTCGATCGATTTCGAAATCCCGGCAGAAGCCAAGGCGATCCGCGAGAAAGTCCGTAAATGGGTGCAGGACGAATGCATCCCCGCGGAAAAGGAACTGGACACCAAGCCGCTCGCCGAAGTGCTGGGCCCGCTGCGGGCAAAGGCACGCGCGCAGGGCTTGTGGTGTCCGTGGGTGCCGAAGGAATATGGCGGCATGGGTCTCGGCCCGCTCGCCAACGCGCTGGTACAGATGGAGCTCGGTGAGAGCATGCTCGGCGCGCTCTCGATGAACACGCAGGGGCCCGACGACGCCTCGATGATGACGATCCTCGCCCACGGCACGGAATATCAGAAGGAAAAGTTCCTCAAGCCGCTGCTCAACGGCGACAAGCGCATCTGCTTCTCGATGACGGAAAAAGCCGCCGGCGCCGACGCCACGGGCATGCAGACCACGGCGGTGAAGGACGGCAACGAGAACTACATCCTCAACGGCGAAAAATGGTTCTCGTCCTCCGCCAGCGTTGCCGACATGGCGCTGGTGATAGCCAGAACCGATCCGAACGCGCCGCGCCACAAGCAACATTCGACCTTCATCGTCGAACTGCCGAATCCCGGCTACAAGATCAAGCGCAACGTGGCGAACATGGCGATCGAGGGTCCGCATGACGACATCCTGCACGGCGGCCACTCCGAGATCGAAATCAGGGATCTGAAGGTGCCGGCCGACAATTTGCTCGGCGGCGAAGGCAACGGCTTCAACATGGGCCAGCACCGCCTCGCCTACGGCAGGCTTCGCCATGGCATGCACAACGTCGCCAAGGCGCAGCGCGCGCTCGACATGGCGGCCGCGCATGTGACGAAGCGCTCGACCTTCGGCCAGCTGCTGGCCGACCGCCAGGCGGTGCAGTTCATGCTCGCCGATTGCGCCAGCGAACTCTATATCGGGCGGCTGATGCTGCTGCACATCGCCTATAAGGCGGAAAAGGGCCTGGACATCAGGCAGGAAAACTCGATCGCGAAGATCTTCCATGCCCATATGGTGCACAAGGTGATCGACACCGCGATCCAGCTCCACGGCGCCCTCGGCTTCAGCCAGGATACGCCGCTGGCCAAATGGTACACCCAGGTGCGCTCGCAGCGGCTGGTCGACGGTCCGGACGAAGTGCACAAGTGGAAGATCGGCAAGAACGTCATCAAGGCGTTCCGCGAGCACGGCACCACGGCGAGCGCCGCGGGCGGCGACTTGCTCTGA
- the purD gene encoding phosphoribosylamine--glycine ligase, with the protein MNILLLGSGGREHALAWKIAASPLVTKLWCAPGNAGIAREAECVAVDVANHAAVIDFCRAHAVDFVVVGPETPLAAGIVDDLAVAGIKAFGPSKQAAQLEGSKGFTKALCTEFNIPTGAYGRFTNAAEALAYVRAQGAPIVVKADGLAAGKGVVVAMTLAEAEAAIAMMFDGGFGAAGAEVVIEEFLSGREISFFALSDGETAIALASAQDHKRVFDHDEGPNTGGMGAYSPTPFVTPEIHDQIMSRIILPTVAGMKARGTPFRGVLYAGVMLTPDGPKLFEYNVRFGDPECQVLMLRMMSDIVPAMLASCDGQLKNFDLRWFPDPALTVVMAAKGYPGDYGKGSVIEGLDDAAKVEGVEIFHAGTKAGDGRILASGGRVLNVCASGKTVSEAQSRAYAAVDRIRWPEGFCRRDIGWQAVAREKAKS; encoded by the coding sequence ATGAACATCCTCCTGCTCGGTTCCGGCGGCCGCGAACACGCTCTCGCGTGGAAGATCGCAGCCTCCCCGTTGGTGACGAAACTCTGGTGCGCGCCGGGCAATGCCGGCATCGCCCGGGAAGCCGAGTGCGTGGCGGTCGATGTAGCCAACCACGCCGCGGTGATCGATTTCTGCCGCGCCCATGCCGTCGATTTCGTCGTGGTCGGCCCGGAAACACCGCTGGCCGCCGGGATCGTCGACGATCTCGCCGTCGCCGGCATCAAGGCGTTCGGGCCAAGCAAGCAGGCGGCGCAGCTCGAGGGCTCGAAGGGATTCACCAAGGCGCTCTGCACCGAGTTCAATATTCCAACCGGCGCCTACGGCCGCTTCACCAATGCGGCCGAAGCGCTGGCTTACGTCCGCGCGCAGGGCGCGCCGATCGTGGTCAAGGCCGACGGACTTGCAGCGGGCAAGGGCGTCGTCGTGGCGATGACGCTGGCCGAAGCGGAGGCTGCCATCGCCATGATGTTCGATGGCGGGTTCGGCGCAGCGGGCGCCGAAGTGGTGATCGAGGAATTCCTGTCCGGCCGCGAGATCAGCTTCTTCGCGCTGTCCGACGGCGAGACCGCGATCGCGCTCGCATCCGCCCAGGACCACAAGCGCGTGTTCGACCATGACGAGGGCCCGAACACCGGCGGCATGGGCGCCTATTCCCCGACGCCGTTCGTGACGCCGGAAATCCACGACCAGATCATGTCCCGGATCATCCTGCCGACCGTCGCCGGCATGAAGGCGCGCGGCACGCCGTTTCGCGGCGTGCTCTATGCCGGTGTCATGCTGACGCCGGACGGCCCAAAACTGTTCGAATACAATGTTCGCTTCGGCGATCCGGAATGCCAGGTCTTGATGCTGCGGATGATGTCGGACATCGTGCCGGCCATGCTGGCGTCGTGCGACGGCCAATTGAAGAACTTCGACCTGCGCTGGTTTCCCGATCCCGCGCTGACGGTGGTGATGGCGGCGAAGGGCTATCCCGGCGACTACGGCAAGGGTTCGGTGATCGAGGGCCTCGATGACGCCGCCAAGGTCGAGGGTGTCGAAATCTTCCATGCCGGGACCAAGGCCGGCGACGGCAGGATTCTCGCCAGTGGCGGCCGCGTGCTGAACGTCTGCGCGTCCGGCAAAACCGTCAGCGAAGCGCAGAGCCGCGCCTATGCCGCGGTCGACCGCATCCGATGGCCGGAGGGCTTTTGCCGCCGCGACATTGGCTGGCAGGCGGTGGCAAGAGAGAAGGCGAAAAGCTAG
- a CDS encoding winged helix-turn-helix domain-containing protein: MAELDDIIHQPLRLKIMAALNALPAASGLEFSRLKKLTGATDGNLGAHIETLAKAGYVAVDKAFVGKKPQTTVTATAAGRGAFARHVATLQEIIAASARQP; this comes from the coding sequence ATGGCCGAACTCGACGATATCATCCACCAGCCGCTGCGGCTCAAAATCATGGCGGCGCTGAACGCGCTGCCGGCCGCCTCGGGGCTGGAATTCTCCCGGCTGAAGAAGCTCACCGGCGCCACCGACGGCAATCTCGGCGCCCATATCGAGACGCTGGCGAAGGCCGGCTATGTAGCGGTCGACAAGGCGTTCGTCGGCAAGAAGCCGCAGACCACGGTGACCGCCACCGCGGCCGGGCGCGGCGCCTTCGCCCGCCATGTCGCGACGCTGCAGGAAATCATCGCCGCCTCGGCGCGGCAGCCCTAA